The window TGAAAATTATGAAACTAAATATGTAGGAGAGGAAACTGATAATCTTATAAACGGAGTAAATGCAAAAATAGTTGCTGTATATGAAGATAATGCTAAAAAAGATAAAACATCATCTTCAAATGCTGTTATCATTACAGATGTTTCGCCTTTCTATGGAGAGATGGGCGGACAGATTGGAGATAACGGATATATAGAAAACGGCAAAAAAGAAATAATAAAGATAATAGATACTCAAAAGAAAGAAAATACTATAATACACATAGCTGACTGCAGCGGTAATTCTTTAAGTGTAGGAGAAGAAATAAAGTTATTTGTTAATTTTGACAGAAGAAGTGCTATAAGAAAAAATCATACAGCTACACATATACTTCAAAAGGTATTAGAACTTACACTTGGAAATCATGTTAATCAGGCTGGAAGTTTCGTAAGCGATGAATACTTGAGATTCGATTTTACACACCCAGATTCAATTTCAGAAGATACATTAATAAGTATAGAAAATCAAGTTAATGAAGCAGTATTTAAATCAATGCCTGCGGTTATAAAATATATGCCTAAAGAAGAGGCTATTTCCTGCGGTGCTAAGGCTTTATTTGGAGAAAAATATCCTGATACTGTAAGAATACTTGATATAGGAAATGGTTTTTCTGTAGAGCTTTGCGGCGGAAGCCATTTGACAAATACATCTGAAGTTGGTTATTTCCATATAGTGAGTGAAGGTTCTGTGGCGAGCGGAGTTAGAAGAATAGAGGCTATCACAGGATTAAAGGCGGCCAATGAAGCTAGCAAATTATTCAGCAAAGTGAAGAATTTAGCTCATATACTTAATGCTTCAAAAACAGATGAACTTACTGTAAGAGCAGAGAGTTTGCAAAATGAAGTAAAAAAACTGCAAAAAGAAATTAAGCAGCTTAAAACTTCAGGTGCTTCTGCTGTTTCATTTATGGATAATTTTGAAGATTTAAAAGGTATTAGATTCTATAATTTAGAGTTTAATGAAGATATAAAAGAAGTAAGACTTTATGCTGATACTATAAAAGAAAGAGTAAAAGATAGTATTTCTGTGATGATAAGTAAAACTGATTCTTCCAACTCTATACTTGTTCAGATTACAGGAAATGCTTTAAAAGACAAAAAATTATCAGCAAATAATATTATAAAAGATATTATTGCTGCTGCAGGAGGACGCGGAGGCGGAAAAGATACTTTCGCTCAGGGGTCTATAGAAAATGTAGAAAAAGCTAAAGAAGAAATTAATAAATTAAAAAGTAAATGGTTGTAAATTTTAATATGAAGAAAAATATTGCTGTTTTTATATTTGCGTTAAGTTCTATGCTTATTATTTCATGCTCTGCAAAAGATGTTACTTTAAGAAGAATTGAAGATGTACATAAAGCAGAACAAAAACTTGCTAAAAATCCTGATGATGAAGAAACTGTATTAGATGTTCTTAATGCAGCTCAAAACGGCGGAAGAGAAGTTCGTGCTGAAGCTATATGGGTGCTTGGAAAAATAGAAGCAGATATTGCATACAGTGATTTTCTCCGTGCTAGTGTTGAAGATCCGGATTTTAATGTGAGATGCTTAGCTGTTTTAGGACTTGGTAGATTAGATGCTAATAATCCTGAAGCTATTGACAGAATAAAAAGAGCAATATCAGATACAGATTTACAGGTTCAAATAGAAGGATTAAAAGTAGCGGGTAGAATGAATGCTAAAGAGCTTTTGAATTCTATACTAGATAGTTTATCAAGTAAAAATAAATGGGTTAGAATGGCTGCTGTAGAGGCTTTAAAAGATTATGATGATGCCAGAGTTGACAGATCTTTAAATTTGTTGGTTTCTACAGATAAAGATTATGCTGTAAGATCTACTATCAATCAGGTGATAGAATACAGAAAAAATAAAAAAACTGAAGTTAAAGAAGAAATAAAAGAAACAGCATCAGCAAAATAATAGTATAATAAGAGGAAAACATATTAAAATGAACAATAAAATTAATTTTCTTTTTATATTGATAATATTATCTTTTATTATTGTGTCATGTGCAGAAAAATACTCTTATGTAAGAGTAGATGATATAATAGATAAAAATAGAACTATTGCGGTAGCTTCTTTTACTTTTCCAAAAAGTATGACTAATGAGTATTGGGACAGATTAAAATATTTAAATACAGAAATATACACTGATTTTGTATTAAACAGCTTCATTAGTAATTTTAATTCCCAAAATGAAATGGTTAAGCTAGTAACTTTGCAGGAGGCTTTAGGAAATAAAGAATTTGCTGAATTACCGAATCATTCTATATTAGGAGCTAACTATGTTGCTGCTACAGGTACACTTGCCACTAATAGACTTTCTGAAGAAACACTAGCTTTACTTGCTGATAAAGTAGATGGAGTAATGTATGCTGAATCGGCTATGTCTTTTTGGTCTCAAAAGGTAAAAATAGATTTTGATATTTATGATATAGAAGGAAATTATTTGTGGATAGATACTCTAAATGGAGCTTCATATTATATAATAGGTGATACAGGAGCACCTACAAGGCAAACTGCTTATGAAATAGTTATAGCTGATGTTCTGAAATATCAGAAAAAGCATGCTGAAGAATTATATATAGTTATAGATCAGGCTATATCAAATGGGGTAAGCGGTTTGAAAGGTAAAGTACCTTATGCATTCAATACCAATGATATTATATTCACACAAAAGACATTTAGTTTAACTAATGAAGATTATGCAAAAAAGGCGGGTATATATTAATGGCACAAAAACAAAAAATAGAATTAAATTTCAATGATGTAGATGATTTCCATTTCAAAAAAACATTAAAAGGTTATATGATTAAAATAGCAGAGGATCATTATGTTATAGGCAATGAAGATTTAGCTATTAGAGCAACAGGAAAAACCCCTAAAGAGGCTGCAGAAATGCTTAAGGAACAATTTATAGTTCTTGCTAATGATATAATGTACAAATCTAAATATGCACCTTTAAGTGAAAGAGAAAGAAAAAAAGTAAATATTATCAATTCTATATGTGATATTATTTAAAAATCTTAATTAAAGTTTGAAAAAGTGAGTATTATTAATATACTCACCATTTAAAACTTAGAAATTAATTCTTTCTATAATCTTTATATTTTTCCATTAATTCATCAAATATTTTAGCTGCTTCGAATATTAAATAATCGCATCCGTTTTCAGGGTGTCTGTAATTTTCAACCAAATAATCGCAATTAATACTATTCATTTTATCATTAAATTTATTGATATATTCTGCTTCTATTTCTTTTAAAAGAGTACCTTCATGTCCTCTGTCTGCTATAAAAGCCTTAGCAAAAGCCATTATTCCTCCTGTTAATATACCGCAGGTTATACCAACAGCCATACCTCCGCCGAAACCAGCCGCCAATTTTAAATCATCTCTATTTATGCCAAGCTCATAAACTTTATCAGCTCCGTAAAGCATTTTCTCAGCACAATTCAAATCTTCTGCCTTACCAAATCCTGAAGATAAATATTCATATAATGTCATATAAAGAACACCTCTTAATTAAAATTTAATTAAAGTAGAACCCCAAGTAAGCCCCGCTCCAAAAGCAGTGAGAAGAACATAATCGCCCTCCTTTATAATACCGGATTCAAAAGCCTCTGTAAAAGCTATACCAACACTAGCTGCAGATGTATTTCCGTAT of the Brachyspira hampsonii genome contains:
- a CDS encoding HEAT repeat domain-containing protein; its protein translation is MKKNIAVFIFALSSMLIISCSAKDVTLRRIEDVHKAEQKLAKNPDDEETVLDVLNAAQNGGREVRAEAIWVLGKIEADIAYSDFLRASVEDPDFNVRCLAVLGLGRLDANNPEAIDRIKRAISDTDLQVQIEGLKVAGRMNAKELLNSILDSLSSKNKWVRMAAVEALKDYDDARVDRSLNLLVSTDKDYAVRSTINQVIEYRKNKKTEVKEEIKETASAK
- a CDS encoding C-GCAxxG-C-C family (seleno)protein, which translates into the protein MTLYEYLSSGFGKAEDLNCAEKMLYGADKVYELGINRDDLKLAAGFGGGMAVGITCGILTGGIMAFAKAFIADRGHEGTLLKEIEAEYINKFNDKMNSINCDYLVENYRHPENGCDYLIFEAAKIFDELMEKYKDYRKN